Genomic segment of Bacteroidota bacterium:
CAGAAAAAAAAGAAACCGCAGATATATACTTTTGCTCCTAACAGAACAATAGAATTTACTGCAGCGGAAGGAACAAAAATTAAAATACCGGCTAATTCATTAGTGTATGAAGAAGGTGGACAGGTACCATTAGGGGATATTCAAATTGAGATCACAGAATTTTATTCTATGATGGATATTATAGATAATAAATTAGCTACTATTTCGAATGGGCAACTCCTGATTTCTGATGGAATGATCAATATTGAAGCATCGAGAAATGGTAAAGACCTGCGATTACAGGGAGGTGCAACAATGGAAGTTGGTTTTGCCGAAAGAGAAGAAAATGATGGGTTCGGATTGTATTATGCCAATGCAAATAATAGTGGTGATATTGCTAATTGGGTTCCTGCGGTCGATCCTTCTGCAATTGATAAGGAATGGGTAATTCATGGTTCCAAATTATTTATATCCGATACGATAGAGAAATGGAGAAGTAAATTTGATTATAATAATTTCGGACAACGCATTAAAGTTACCGATCATTGGGAGGAAACAAAAGGTAAATGGATGGATACTTTAATGATAGATAAAACAATAAATAAAAATAAAATTATTTTACAGGCCACAAAATTGGGTTGGATCAATTGTGATCAGATTTATATGAAAGAAAATGCACCTACTATTAACCTCATAGTAGAAACAGGACCCGTAGTTGGTTCGGAGATCGTAATGATATTTAATGATAAAAAAGCAATGATAGCCCCAACAAAAAATGCAATGGGAAAACTTCAATTTGATAATGTTCCGAAAGGTGAAAATGTTACTATTGCCGGAGTAGGATCAGGTGAAGGTAAACTGTATTTCACCAAAAAAGAATTTGTTACTGCTGATGAAAATATAACTCTCAACTTTGAAGAAACTACAATAAAAAATATTCAGGATCAGCTTGCAGGATACAATTAATTATAGATTTTAAGGCACAAATCTGCGAAACCGACAAAAATCCGTCTTGAAACCGGAATAGCAAAACTACAGGAAACCCTTTATTTATAAGGGTTTCTTTCGTTAAGTGAAGTTCAAACCAAAACATTTTGGCAAATTTATATGTACATACATTGGAAA
This window contains:
- a CDS encoding OmpA family protein, which produces MRTLLFNSLLLISVTLSAQSQPMSISLFFEKADYNLSPAQQLQLEEFKELTIDSGYNAIFLKGYADIDGSDKSNLELSQYRVTAVQQYLSNSKYLIESKFYGEKEAINKNKTEEQKSLNRRVDVIFWTNYALAQKKKKPQIYTFAPNRTIEFTAAEGTKIKIPANSLVYEEGGQVPLGDIQIEITEFYSMMDIIDNKLATISNGQLLISDGMINIEASRNGKDLRLQGGATMEVGFAEREENDGFGLYYANANNSGDIANWVPAVDPSAIDKEWVIHGSKLFISDTIEKWRSKFDYNNFGQRIKVTDHWEETKGKWMDTLMIDKTINKNKIILQATKLGWINCDQIYMKENAPTINLIVETGPVVGSEIVMIFNDKKAMIAPTKNAMGKLQFDNVPKGENVTIAGVGSGEGKLYFTKKEFVTADENITLNFEETTIKNIQDQLAGYN